From Mycolicibacterium nivoides, a single genomic window includes:
- a CDS encoding diacylglycerol kinase, whose translation MSGHGNAPHAAERAVAQLQRRGIDVCAIVGTDAAHARRLVDEALDRGTDALVVVGGDGVISLALQALATGDVPLGIVPAGTGNDHAREYRLPTGDPEAAADVIADGHTETVDLGRIEDASGAVKWFGTVMAAGFDSLVSDRTNRMRWPHGRMRYNVAMIAEISKLRLLPFRLTFDDGPEIRTDLTLAAFGNTRSYGGGMLICPGADHSDGLLDVTMITSASRTRLIRLFPTVFKGTHVDLDEVTTKRARTIHVECPGINAYADGDFALPLPVTVSAVPAALRLLVPKQS comes from the coding sequence ATGTCGGGGCACGGCAATGCGCCACATGCGGCCGAGCGGGCGGTCGCGCAGCTCCAGCGGCGCGGCATCGACGTGTGCGCGATCGTCGGCACCGACGCCGCGCACGCCCGCCGCCTGGTCGACGAGGCGCTCGACCGTGGCACCGACGCCCTTGTGGTGGTCGGCGGCGACGGGGTGATCTCGTTGGCCCTGCAGGCGCTGGCCACCGGAGATGTCCCGTTGGGCATCGTCCCGGCCGGGACGGGCAACGATCATGCCCGCGAATATCGTCTGCCGACAGGCGATCCCGAGGCCGCGGCCGATGTCATCGCCGACGGCCACACCGAGACGGTCGACCTCGGCCGCATCGAGGATGCCTCCGGTGCGGTCAAGTGGTTCGGCACCGTGATGGCCGCCGGGTTCGACTCCCTGGTCAGCGACCGGACCAACCGGATGCGCTGGCCGCACGGCCGGATGCGCTACAACGTCGCGATGATCGCGGAGATCTCGAAGCTACGACTGCTGCCGTTCCGGCTCACCTTCGACGACGGACCGGAGATCCGCACCGACCTCACCCTGGCGGCATTCGGCAACACCCGCAGCTACGGCGGCGGCATGTTGATCTGCCCCGGCGCCGACCACTCGGACGGTCTGCTCGACGTCACGATGATCACGTCGGCATCCCGCACCCGATTGATCCGCCTGTTCCCCACGGTTTTCAAGGGCACCCATGTCGACCTCGACGAGGTGACCACCAAGCGCGCCAGGACGATCCACGTCGAATGCCCCGGCATCAACGCCTACGCCGATGGGGATTTCGCACTCCCGTTGCCGGTCACGGTGTCCGCGGTGCCGGCCGCACTGCGCTTACTCGTGCCCAAGCAGTCCTGA
- a CDS encoding alpha/beta hydrolase, with protein MRRSVAYQGDRSVEDRLTTIGRRINGLARLQRLRPRRGLQVSRITLGRVTVETIRTVESAHRPLADGAILYLHGGGFVLGGFDTHQHVVIALARRTQLPVVHVEYRQHPDVTVDESIADCLRAYRWLSDQGVEPAKTVVAGDSAGGFLAFATVLAAQAQGVEAPAGVVGISPLLELDNERRSGHPNFAADRMGIGLVLPMVVGCVGPKDSDGHALSPVNGVLDTFPPSLIIAAESEALCCDAERMHEVLTDAGRSCTLKIWPGQLHAFPAFLPFLPESREARDCIVEFVQDCLGTSKRSAAGTADTVTGNGSAKSPSA; from the coding sequence GTGCGCAGATCAGTTGCCTACCAAGGAGATCGATCCGTCGAGGATCGCCTCACCACGATCGGTCGCCGCATCAACGGGCTCGCGCGGCTTCAGCGCCTCCGCCCGCGGAGGGGCCTGCAGGTCAGCCGGATCACGCTCGGTCGAGTCACCGTCGAGACCATCCGTACGGTCGAATCAGCTCACCGTCCGCTCGCCGACGGCGCCATCCTCTACCTACATGGTGGCGGGTTCGTCCTCGGTGGCTTCGACACCCACCAGCACGTCGTGATCGCCCTTGCCCGGCGGACCCAACTTCCCGTGGTGCACGTCGAGTACCGGCAGCACCCGGACGTGACCGTCGACGAGTCCATCGCGGACTGCCTGCGCGCCTATCGCTGGCTGTCGGACCAGGGCGTGGAGCCTGCCAAGACCGTGGTGGCAGGCGATTCGGCAGGCGGATTCCTCGCCTTCGCAACCGTTCTCGCCGCTCAGGCGCAGGGGGTCGAGGCGCCGGCCGGCGTCGTCGGCATCAGCCCCCTACTCGAACTCGACAATGAACGCCGCTCCGGTCATCCCAACTTCGCCGCGGATCGGATGGGAATCGGGTTGGTCCTGCCGATGGTCGTCGGATGCGTCGGCCCCAAGGACTCGGACGGTCACGCCCTGTCACCGGTCAACGGCGTGCTCGACACCTTTCCGCCGAGCCTGATCATCGCGGCGGAATCGGAGGCGCTGTGTTGCGACGCCGAACGCATGCACGAGGTGCTGACCGATGCGGGGCGGTCGTGCACTCTCAAGATCTGGCCCGGTCAGCTCCACGCTTTCCCGGCGTTTCTGCCGTTTCTGCCGGAGAGCCGGGAGGCCCGCGACTGCATCGTGGAGTTCGTTCAGGACTGCTTGGGCACGAGTAAGCGCAGTGCGGCCGGCACCGCGGACACCGTGACCGGCAACGGGAGTGCGAAATCCCCATCGGCGTAG
- a CDS encoding TetR/AcrR family transcriptional regulator — protein MPRLTRAQRQERTRAELLEAAKQRFLAHGYAATSLEDIADDAGFSKGAVYSNFGSKPNLCRDVLELIHREKFAEMAELAMSDAELDSRVAALSAWLERTAGDVGWTMLELEFAVLSRNNPELGQMITSLRNEAAQMVIDVLQSMSVELGLTEAQLANSDVASSLEDLGNLLLSAGIGLGIQRAIDPSVPARPFTDAFGHLVKLLAALGSPKQPVD, from the coding sequence ATGCCGCGGCTGACCAGGGCTCAACGCCAGGAACGGACGCGGGCCGAACTCTTGGAGGCCGCCAAACAGCGCTTCCTGGCCCACGGGTACGCCGCCACCAGCCTCGAAGACATCGCCGACGACGCGGGTTTCTCCAAGGGCGCCGTGTACTCCAACTTCGGCAGCAAGCCCAACCTGTGCCGCGATGTCCTCGAGCTGATCCACCGTGAGAAGTTCGCCGAGATGGCCGAACTCGCGATGTCCGACGCCGAGCTGGACAGCCGGGTAGCGGCCTTGAGCGCGTGGCTGGAGCGCACGGCAGGCGATGTCGGCTGGACCATGCTCGAACTCGAGTTCGCGGTGCTGTCACGGAACAATCCCGAGCTCGGCCAGATGATCACGAGCTTGCGCAACGAGGCCGCGCAGATGGTCATCGACGTGCTGCAGTCGATGTCGGTGGAACTCGGCCTCACCGAAGCGCAGCTGGCGAACAGCGACGTCGCATCGAGCCTGGAGGATCTCGGCAATCTCCTGCTCAGTGCCGGCATCGGCCTCGGCATCCAGCGGGCCATCGATCCGTCGGTGCCCGCGCGACCGTTCACCGACGCCTTCGGCCACCTGGTGAAACTGCTTGCCGCCCTGGGATCGCCGAAGCAACCAGTCGACTGA
- a CDS encoding SDR family oxidoreductase → MRFSHQQTSANGAVVIVTGGARGIGAKTAELFSARGATVWIGDVDADVAATTAAGIPRCRAAYLDVTQRSSWERFVAEAVRESGSIDILVNNAGVMPLGAFDAESEATTDLILDVNVRGVLNGMRAVVPSMVDRGHGHVVNVASMAGMIPIPGMVTYNASKFAALGASLAARREYAGTGVSVSAVLPSAVRTELASGVQLGNGLPTVDPDDVARAILRTLHTRAARTSVPGWVAPGWALVDALVPEAIQRAVRDRIDDRRALTALDEQGRSTYLQRIARQSKAHAAQPDSGVTP, encoded by the coding sequence GTGCGGTTTTCACATCAACAGACGTCGGCGAACGGGGCGGTGGTCATCGTCACCGGCGGGGCGCGTGGCATCGGCGCCAAGACGGCGGAGCTGTTCTCCGCCCGCGGCGCCACGGTATGGATCGGCGACGTCGATGCCGATGTGGCCGCGACGACCGCGGCCGGCATCCCCCGCTGCCGGGCGGCATACCTCGACGTCACGCAGCGGTCTTCGTGGGAGCGCTTCGTCGCCGAGGCCGTCCGCGAATCAGGCAGCATCGACATCCTGGTCAACAACGCCGGGGTCATGCCACTCGGCGCGTTCGACGCCGAATCCGAGGCCACCACCGACCTGATTCTCGACGTCAATGTGCGTGGCGTCCTGAACGGCATGCGGGCCGTGGTCCCGTCGATGGTGGACCGCGGACACGGTCACGTCGTCAATGTGGCGTCGATGGCGGGCATGATCCCGATCCCCGGCATGGTGACCTACAACGCCAGCAAGTTCGCCGCACTGGGCGCCTCGCTGGCGGCCCGGCGCGAGTACGCGGGCACCGGGGTCTCGGTGTCGGCTGTGCTGCCGTCGGCGGTACGCACCGAGCTCGCATCGGGTGTGCAGCTCGGAAATGGCCTTCCCACCGTGGATCCCGACGACGTCGCGCGGGCGATCCTCAGGACCCTGCACACCCGGGCTGCGCGCACGTCGGTCCCCGGTTGGGTCGCGCCCGGGTGGGCCCTTGTCGACGCCCTGGTACCCGAGGCGATCCAGCGCGCGGTGCGAGACAGGATCGATGACCGCCGTGCCCTGACCGCCCTCGACGAGCAGGGCCGGTCCACATACCTGCAGCGCATCGCTCGCCAATCGAAAGCTCATGCCGCGCAGCCCGATTCCGGGGTGACGCCATGA
- a CDS encoding patatin-like phospholipase family protein: MTTALAIGCGGTIGGAWTVAALHALAEQTGWDPRDTAVLQGTSAGAELITMLGGGATVDDLVAMHRGTATDERLRRHIADTPSSMPPIPAPRLLNPRLLGSQRGLAAATGIAPVGRGNADWLQRLADGFSDPDGWSAHPGIRMVAFDYRRGERVVFGAPGAPKASAGEALRASWAVPGWMPPVTIGGRQFVDGGAASTASVDLIASDEAEIIYVITPMASEPGTRAPGLGGRLEHRLLRRPMSAGLDREVAEVRARGTQVVVIRPDTADLAGLGSHFMRRGRRQSAFEASMRTAPATVRRALAVSEEAR, translated from the coding sequence ATGACCACGGCATTGGCGATCGGCTGCGGTGGCACCATCGGAGGCGCTTGGACAGTCGCGGCGCTACACGCGCTGGCCGAACAGACCGGATGGGATCCGCGCGACACGGCCGTGCTGCAAGGAACCTCGGCCGGTGCTGAACTCATCACGATGCTGGGCGGCGGTGCCACGGTGGACGATCTCGTCGCGATGCACCGCGGTACCGCCACCGATGAGCGCCTGCGTCGGCATATCGCGGACACCCCGTCCAGCATGCCGCCGATCCCGGCGCCCCGCCTGCTCAACCCGCGCCTGCTCGGGAGTCAACGGGGCCTCGCCGCCGCCACCGGCATCGCTCCGGTGGGACGAGGCAACGCGGACTGGTTGCAGCGCCTCGCCGACGGATTCTCCGATCCCGATGGGTGGTCGGCACACCCCGGTATCCGGATGGTCGCCTTCGACTACCGGCGCGGCGAGCGTGTCGTGTTCGGGGCGCCCGGCGCGCCGAAGGCCTCCGCAGGCGAAGCGCTACGCGCATCCTGGGCGGTGCCCGGCTGGATGCCACCGGTCACGATCGGCGGCAGGCAGTTCGTCGACGGCGGGGCCGCATCGACCGCGTCGGTCGATCTGATCGCCTCCGACGAAGCCGAGATCATCTACGTGATCACCCCCATGGCCTCCGAACCAGGCACGCGTGCACCGGGACTGGGTGGAAGGCTGGAGCACCGGCTGCTGCGCCGGCCGATGTCGGCCGGACTGGACCGCGAAGTGGCCGAGGTGCGGGCGCGGGGAACGCAGGTCGTCGTCATCCGTCCCGACACCGCAGATCTCGCGGGCCTCGGTTCACATTTCATGCGGCGCGGCCGACGACAGTCGGCATTCGAGGCATCGATGCGCACAGCACCTGCCACGGTCCGACGTGCGCTCGCCGTCAGTGAGGAGGCACGATGA
- a CDS encoding flavin-containing monooxygenase, producing MSREVRIVIIGAGMAGIATAYTLKQAGFTNFTILEKGSDVGGVWHWNRYPGLTCDVPSQIYQFSFAPKPDWSHIWANGEDIQSYHRDVMERFGLDAHLRCDTEVVDARYDSTTTSWTLTTGDEATLTADFVICATGVLHHPSIPEIPGMDTFAGQIVHTARWDPEVVTDGRCIAVIGTGSTGVQVVSALQPKARTLMHFARSPQWILWAPMSLRQSSILAKVLNRKPGWHDFLYRRLQWGAGILADVVTTPSWRRKLVQSYARWSLAAQVRDRALRAKLTPDYEPLCKRQVVSGSYYRAIKRPNASLIDDPIQEFTATGIRTADGTHHDVDVVVLATGFQAHNYMRPMNIVGRDGITLDDAWVKGPRAYRMTAIPGFPNLFTVLGPNSPTGSIPLQYSAELTAGYIVAWLKRFENAELSEVEVTEQATDEFNAAVADGLGPTVWNTGCNSWYFTDAGTIDLWPFDRATLTRMLSEPNPAHYRIR from the coding sequence ATGAGCCGCGAAGTCCGCATCGTCATCATCGGCGCGGGGATGGCCGGTATCGCCACCGCGTACACGCTCAAACAAGCCGGGTTCACCAACTTCACGATCCTGGAAAAGGGTTCGGACGTCGGCGGGGTCTGGCACTGGAACCGCTACCCGGGTCTCACCTGTGACGTGCCGTCGCAGATCTACCAGTTCTCGTTCGCACCCAAACCGGACTGGAGCCACATCTGGGCCAACGGCGAGGACATCCAGAGTTATCACCGCGACGTCATGGAACGTTTCGGGCTCGACGCCCATCTGCGGTGCGACACCGAAGTCGTCGACGCCCGTTACGACAGCACTACCACGTCGTGGACGCTCACAACAGGCGACGAAGCCACCCTGACAGCCGATTTCGTCATCTGCGCCACCGGCGTGTTGCATCACCCGTCGATCCCCGAGATTCCCGGCATGGACACGTTCGCCGGACAGATCGTGCACACAGCACGGTGGGATCCGGAGGTGGTGACCGACGGCAGGTGCATTGCCGTGATCGGAACCGGATCGACCGGTGTCCAGGTGGTTTCGGCCCTCCAACCGAAAGCCCGCACCCTGATGCACTTCGCGAGGTCACCGCAGTGGATCCTGTGGGCACCGATGTCGCTGAGGCAGTCGTCGATCCTCGCCAAGGTGCTGAACCGGAAGCCGGGGTGGCACGACTTCCTCTACCGACGGCTGCAGTGGGGGGCCGGAATCCTCGCCGATGTCGTCACCACGCCGTCGTGGCGGCGCAAGCTGGTGCAGTCCTATGCCAGGTGGAGCCTGGCCGCCCAGGTCCGCGACCGTGCGCTCCGCGCGAAACTCACCCCGGACTACGAGCCGCTGTGCAAACGGCAGGTGGTCTCGGGCTCGTACTACCGCGCCATCAAGCGTCCCAACGCGAGCCTGATCGACGACCCCATCCAGGAGTTCACCGCTACGGGCATCCGCACCGCTGACGGCACGCACCACGACGTGGATGTCGTGGTGCTGGCCACCGGATTTCAGGCGCACAACTACATGCGCCCGATGAACATCGTGGGCCGCGACGGCATCACGCTCGACGATGCATGGGTCAAAGGCCCACGGGCGTACCGCATGACGGCGATTCCCGGGTTTCCCAACCTGTTCACCGTGTTGGGTCCGAACTCGCCGACCGGGTCGATTCCGCTGCAGTACTCCGCCGAACTCACCGCCGGCTACATCGTGGCCTGGCTCAAGCGGTTTGAGAACGCGGAACTCTCCGAGGTCGAGGTCACCGAACAGGCCACCGACGAATTCAACGCCGCGGTCGCCGACGGGCTCGGTCCTACGGTGTGGAACACCGGGTGCAACTCGTGGTACTTCACCGACGCCGGAACCATCGACCTGTGGCCGTTCGACCGGGCCACCCTCACCCGCATGCTGTCCGAACCGAACCCCGCGCACTACCGGATCCGGTGA
- a CDS encoding DUF4185 domain-containing protein: MESTKYIGRVGALAVALGIGTALTSGTGIAWAEGGSGDPGKSTAGSPGGPTASSGTKKNSGKPSDTKKPATTPSGALSKIGERIRKDVESGLNDVGDAIKQTQNRLDSARTPLRTRTTKARSKIQGTLTNAPETGNKADAGEKTDTTRIVPEAVTTAPDLRRAQRPNTVVVRMRDAAEDIDQRSREALSTLRTEVTSFEVPAVVKESVIPAAPVPTPEPTAPKVAAAPVVSALLGVAGLAPFGAGTSPVAPGQSPALWAMMAWTRREFERTINPLSSRVTSAKDAASVVAEGEIQPMAAAAPNAAVQTDDLTPKPQVPSSLAGATTPLGWVTGVGITDHWYVAGTDLGIMWNSGYTDPVTGKPIIYTLFGDTYSEPGMAGDWRNNVLFRTIDTDLSDGLQFNGAVINAGAQYPGDPNGVHQWYGTGGAPAGATQIIYDPGGLNGLFGTTYTMIPTSAIAIENPDAEGGYTQYATVMSIRTWDNPGSWTTNYSAIAYSNDGGKTWTVDPDTVRSSGWFRAGPAYVPGDEHFQQNALVMSDDPTDPYVYVYGTPSGRQGSAYVARVEKDQITNLDAYEYWSGENSSGAGQWVTGDPSAAVPVFGSSSTDFLPTLYKVADFFTFGLFTKIANGIWVGGLPTNGNVSEMSVQYNQYLGKYVVLYTDGGNNVVMRVSDSPQGTWSDTTTLVNNNLTTNTGMYAPMIHPMSGTDYFNKVDANGNVVQDNSQYLYYNLSYWGDYNVRLMQTDLSTMKTVSV; encoded by the coding sequence ATGGAATCGACCAAATACATCGGCCGCGTCGGCGCACTGGCCGTTGCTCTCGGCATCGGCACGGCCCTGACCTCCGGGACCGGAATCGCCTGGGCCGAAGGCGGGTCCGGCGATCCTGGCAAATCGACAGCGGGAAGTCCCGGGGGCCCCACCGCGAGCTCGGGGACGAAGAAGAATTCGGGCAAACCCTCCGACACCAAGAAGCCGGCGACCACTCCGTCCGGCGCGCTGTCGAAGATCGGCGAGCGGATCCGCAAGGACGTCGAGTCGGGCCTGAATGACGTCGGTGACGCGATCAAGCAGACGCAGAACCGGCTGGACTCCGCGCGGACCCCGCTGCGGACCCGGACGACCAAGGCCCGGAGCAAGATTCAGGGCACACTGACCAATGCCCCCGAGACGGGCAACAAGGCCGACGCCGGCGAGAAGACCGATACCACCCGGATCGTCCCGGAGGCCGTGACCACTGCGCCTGATCTGCGGCGCGCGCAACGGCCCAACACCGTTGTCGTCCGGATGCGGGACGCCGCCGAGGACATCGACCAACGCAGCCGCGAAGCCCTCTCGACGCTGCGAACGGAGGTCACGTCGTTCGAGGTTCCCGCCGTCGTGAAGGAGAGCGTCATCCCGGCGGCGCCGGTCCCGACGCCCGAGCCCACCGCACCCAAGGTCGCCGCTGCGCCGGTGGTCTCGGCGCTGCTGGGTGTCGCCGGGCTGGCACCGTTCGGCGCGGGCACCAGCCCGGTCGCCCCCGGCCAGTCCCCCGCCCTGTGGGCCATGATGGCTTGGACCAGAAGGGAATTCGAGCGGACGATCAATCCGTTGAGTTCCCGGGTCACCTCGGCCAAGGACGCCGCCTCGGTGGTCGCCGAGGGTGAGATCCAGCCGATGGCGGCCGCCGCCCCCAACGCCGCTGTGCAGACTGATGACCTGACGCCCAAGCCCCAGGTCCCGTCCTCCCTGGCCGGCGCCACCACACCGCTCGGGTGGGTGACCGGAGTCGGCATCACCGACCACTGGTATGTCGCGGGCACGGATCTGGGCATCATGTGGAACAGCGGCTACACCGATCCCGTGACCGGAAAGCCGATCATCTACACGTTGTTCGGCGACACCTACAGCGAGCCGGGGATGGCCGGCGACTGGCGCAACAACGTGTTGTTCCGCACCATCGACACCGATCTGTCCGACGGCCTGCAGTTCAACGGTGCGGTGATCAACGCCGGAGCGCAATATCCCGGCGATCCCAACGGGGTTCATCAGTGGTACGGCACCGGAGGCGCCCCGGCAGGCGCCACCCAGATCATCTACGACCCGGGCGGCCTCAACGGACTGTTCGGCACCACCTACACGATGATCCCGACCTCGGCGATCGCGATCGAAAACCCTGATGCCGAGGGCGGTTACACGCAGTACGCCACCGTGATGTCGATCCGCACGTGGGACAACCCGGGTAGCTGGACCACCAACTACTCGGCCATCGCCTACTCCAACGACGGCGGCAAGACCTGGACCGTCGACCCTGACACCGTGCGCTCGTCGGGGTGGTTCCGTGCGGGCCCGGCCTATGTTCCCGGCGACGAGCATTTCCAGCAGAACGCCCTCGTCATGTCGGACGACCCGACCGACCCCTACGTCTACGTGTACGGGACTCCGTCGGGCAGGCAGGGTTCGGCGTACGTGGCCCGCGTGGAAAAGGACCAGATCACCAACCTGGATGCCTACGAGTACTGGTCGGGTGAGAATTCCAGCGGCGCCGGGCAGTGGGTTACCGGTGATCCGTCGGCGGCGGTTCCGGTGTTCGGCTCCAGCAGCACCGATTTCCTGCCGACGCTCTACAAGGTCGCGGACTTCTTCACGTTCGGGTTGTTCACCAAGATCGCGAACGGCATCTGGGTCGGCGGACTGCCCACCAACGGCAATGTCAGCGAGATGTCCGTGCAGTACAACCAGTATCTGGGCAAGTACGTCGTGCTCTACACCGATGGCGGCAACAACGTCGTGATGCGGGTGTCGGATTCACCGCAGGGCACATGGTCGGATACGACGACGCTGGTGAACAACAACCTGACGACCAACACCGGCATGTACGCGCCCATGATCCATCCGATGTCGGGCACCGACTACTTCAACAAGGTCGACGCCAACGGCAATGTCGTGCAGGACAACTCGCAGTACCTGTACTACAACCTGTCCTACTGGGGTGACTACAACGTCCGGTTGATGCAGACCGACCTGTCCACGATGAAGACAGTCTCGGTGTAG
- a CDS encoding DUF3145 domain-containing protein yields MRASNQFADAATGVVYVHASPAAVCPHVEWALSSTLSARANLKWTPQPAMPGQLRAVTNWVGPVGTGAQLANALRSWSVLRFEVTEDPSAGVDGHRWCHTPQLGLWSGAMSANGDVMVGEMRLRSLMAGGADMLAAELDTVLGTAWDESLEPYRNGGDGAEVSWLNRGVG; encoded by the coding sequence ATGCGTGCGTCGAACCAGTTCGCCGACGCGGCGACGGGCGTGGTGTATGTCCATGCCTCACCCGCGGCGGTATGCCCGCATGTTGAGTGGGCGTTGTCGTCGACCCTGTCGGCGCGGGCCAACCTGAAGTGGACCCCGCAACCGGCCATGCCTGGCCAGTTGCGCGCGGTCACCAACTGGGTTGGGCCGGTCGGCACCGGGGCGCAGTTGGCCAATGCCCTGCGTTCCTGGTCCGTGCTGCGCTTCGAGGTGACCGAGGACCCCAGTGCCGGAGTGGACGGGCACCGCTGGTGCCATACCCCTCAGCTCGGTCTGTGGAGCGGTGCCATGAGTGCCAACGGCGATGTGATGGTCGGCGAGATGCGGCTGCGCTCCCTGATGGCCGGCGGCGCCGACATGTTGGCAGCCGAACTCGACACCGTGCTGGGCACCGCGTGGGACGAGTCCCTCGAGCCCTACCGCAACGGCGGTGACGGCGCTGAGGTGTCGTGGTTGAACCGGGGCGTGGGGTAG
- a CDS encoding serine hydrolase domain-containing protein: MDADVLDIIDTWPVDSVAAAVVGPSGVLASRGDTDKSFTLASVTKPLVARAAQIAIEEGAVDLDTPAGPPGSTIRHLLAHASGVAMRSAEVLAQPGQRRIYSNYGFELLARAVEDAADIEFGTYLTEAVFEPLQMSASKLLGGAEAAGFGGVSTVADLAVFARELLRPALVSQQLHDEAVTVQFRGLDGVLPGFGVQRPNDWGLGFELRDGKSPHWTGSANSARTFGHFGQSGTFLWVDPAADLALVVLTDRDFGDWTYPLWPAISDGVLRESGTD, encoded by the coding sequence ATGGATGCCGACGTTCTCGACATTATCGATACCTGGCCGGTGGACTCGGTGGCCGCTGCGGTGGTCGGCCCATCTGGGGTGCTGGCCAGCCGCGGCGATACGGACAAGTCGTTCACGTTGGCCTCGGTGACCAAACCGCTCGTGGCGCGGGCCGCGCAGATCGCGATCGAAGAAGGCGCGGTCGACCTGGACACCCCGGCCGGCCCGCCCGGTTCGACGATCCGTCACCTGTTGGCGCACGCGTCGGGGGTGGCCATGCGTTCGGCTGAGGTGCTCGCGCAGCCGGGTCAGCGTCGCATCTACTCCAACTACGGATTCGAACTGCTGGCCCGTGCGGTCGAGGACGCCGCCGACATCGAGTTCGGTACCTATCTGACCGAGGCGGTGTTCGAGCCGCTGCAGATGTCGGCGTCCAAGCTGTTGGGCGGGGCGGAGGCGGCCGGGTTCGGCGGCGTGTCGACCGTTGCCGACCTGGCGGTGTTCGCCCGGGAGTTGTTGCGGCCGGCACTGGTGTCTCAGCAACTGCACGACGAGGCCGTGACGGTGCAGTTTCGCGGGCTGGATGGGGTGTTGCCTGGGTTCGGTGTGCAGCGGCCGAATGACTGGGGACTGGGCTTCGAACTTCGCGACGGTAAATCCCCGCACTGGACGGGCTCGGCAAACTCTGCACGCACGTTCGGACATTTCGGTCAGTCGGGGACGTTTCTGTGGGTTGATCCGGCCGCTGACCTGGCCTTGGTGGTGCTCACCGACCGCGACTTCGGGGACTGGACCTACCCGCTGTGGCCGGCGATATCTGATGGAGTGCTGAGAGAAAGCGGGACAGACTAG
- a CDS encoding chemotaxis protein CheY: protein MADDRTQLLVVARTAYRRNDWRTSYESFSLVDGVQTLDTDDLAVYASAAWRQGHGRESVRINEQVHTRLLRTDPVQAAMKAAELGLAWLARGHLALARSWAQRAQVLLDGVPETAAHGYLAYLLAVTAADAGDREQFGSATRQLAAIAENLDDAALVALARALAGTAAVVAGDPAGYQTLDHVLMPVLDEPVPVEWAADVYRRALSLAHRQNADDRVRSWAQSMQRWCDATEPESTQSAYRAVCDVHRLSAVTDADPRDLVRQVVGLRRLVADVDAVAAGMVEELLSRSVGRAR from the coding sequence GTGGCCGACGATCGAACCCAATTGCTGGTGGTGGCCCGCACGGCGTATCGCCGAAATGACTGGCGCACCAGCTACGAATCCTTCAGCCTCGTCGACGGGGTGCAGACCCTCGACACCGACGATCTTGCCGTGTACGCCTCGGCGGCCTGGCGCCAGGGGCACGGTCGGGAATCCGTACGGATCAACGAACAGGTGCACACGCGTCTGCTGCGCACCGACCCCGTGCAGGCGGCGATGAAGGCCGCCGAACTCGGCTTGGCGTGGCTGGCCCGCGGCCACCTCGCGCTGGCGCGCAGTTGGGCGCAGCGAGCTCAGGTGCTGCTCGACGGTGTCCCCGAGACCGCTGCACACGGTTACCTGGCCTATCTGCTCGCGGTGACTGCGGCCGACGCCGGAGATCGCGAGCAATTCGGATCTGCGACACGACAACTGGCCGCCATCGCGGAGAACCTGGACGATGCCGCCCTGGTCGCGCTGGCGCGAGCGCTCGCCGGCACAGCTGCCGTCGTCGCCGGCGACCCTGCCGGGTACCAGACTCTCGACCATGTCCTGATGCCGGTGCTCGACGAACCCGTGCCGGTGGAGTGGGCGGCCGATGTGTACCGGCGGGCGTTGAGCCTGGCGCACCGGCAGAACGCGGACGACCGGGTGAGGTCCTGGGCGCAGTCCATGCAGCGGTGGTGTGATGCCACCGAACCGGAATCGACCCAGTCGGCATATCGGGCGGTCTGCGACGTACACCGGCTCTCCGCGGTCACCGACGCCGATCCGCGAGATCTCGTTCGGCAGGTGGTCGGTCTGCGTCGCCTGGTCGCCGACGTGGATGCGGTGGCAGCGGGCATGGTCGAGGAGTTGCTTTCCCGGAGTGTGGGGCGCGCCCGATAG